The DNA region CCCAGACATTATTCTAGGACGGCAGCGACACCACCGCCGACGCCGACGGCGGCGACGGGATCTGGGACACCGGCGCCACCCTCAACTGGGACAACGCCGCCACCGGCGGCGCGTCGGTGGGTTGGAGTAACGGCGCAAACGCCGTCTTCCCCGGCATTGGCGCCGACTACACCGTTACGCTTCAGAGCGGGGTGACCGTTAAGAACATCACCCTGGCCGGCGGCGCCGGCATGGGCCAGGTTACCCTGGATGCGGCCGTCCAGAACGACGTGCTTTCCGTGGCCGATGGGGCCGTGTGGGACGTCGGGGGCCGGACGCTCAGGGTGTTCAACGATTTTCCCCCGGCTACCAACCTGCAATTGGCGGTCAACGCCGGGCAGACGCTCACCGTCACCGACACCGTCGGCGGCGGCGCGCTGAACCTCGACACGGTCGGCATCTTCTGGACCGGCGTCTCGGGCGCCGCTCTGAACGTTCTCCCCGCGACCGACGGGATCACCCTCCGCGGCGGCATGAACAACGTGGGCGCCTTCAGCTCCGTCAAGATCGCGGGGGGAAGCACGTACTTCCACCAACGCAACAACGGCGGCATCGAAACCTACAGCAACCCGTGGGAGCTGGGCGCGGGGGACGTGACATTTGATCGCGCAGTCAACAACAACAACGGGGCGTACCGCTTTAGCGGCGCTATCTCCGGGGCCGGCCGGCTTATCGCGGCCGCCGGCGGTGGCAATGGCGACCAGTTTGTCCTCAACGGCGTGAACACCTACGGCGGCGGCACCATCGTCCGCTCTGGCCGACTGGTGCTCGAGAACCCGGACGCGCTCCCCAATAGCGCCACCACGAGCATCGAGGACGGAGCGGCCCTGGTGATCAACACCGACGGCGGGAACTTCTCCGACGCCCAGATCGCCGCGATCTCGGCGGGCGTGTCCGGCGCCACGGACACCTCGTACCTCGGGCTGCGGACGCCGAACTTCGTCACGGTCGCCGCCAACCTGTCCGGCAACCACGGCCTGATGAGCGGCGGGGGCGACGTGATCCTGACCGGCGCCAACACCTACACCGGCGAGACGCTGGTCGACCAAGGGGTGCTCTTCCTGGGCGCCGACAACACGCTGCCGGCGACGACGTTGTTGAACGTGCGTGTAGACTCCACCGGCGGCCAGTTCGACACGAACGGCTTTAGCCAAACCATCGGCGGGCTGATCAGCACGGACGGCGGCGGCGACTCCGGCACCAAGCAGATCCGGAACTCCGCGGCCGGGGTCTCGGTCCTGACCATCAACACCCCCGCGGGGCTGACCGCCGTCTACGACCGTAATATCAACGACAATCAGGGTGGGGCTGGCGGAAGGATCGACATTGTCAAGAACGGCGCCGGCATCCAGATCATCGACCGCGCTGCCGTCTCCTCGTGGACAGGATCGGTCGCCATCAACCAGGGGGGCTTCGGCTTCAACTCGGTCTCGACCATCCCCACCGGCGGCGTCAGCGTCGCCGCGGGCGCCACGCTGTACGCCGACGTCGGCGGCGCCGCGGAGTTCCTCGAGGCCGACATCAACAGCACGCTCGGGGCCACGATCGCGCAGCCGGTTAGCATCGCCAGCAACTCTTACATCGGCTTCCGCACCAACGCGGACGCCGACGAGTTCACCTACACGAGCGACCTAGGCGTCCAATCGGCCGCGGGCACAACCCTCGGCGTGAAGAAGATCGGCAACGGCACCGTCATCCTCAGCGGCGCCAACACCTACGACGGCTCGACCTCCGTCAGCGGCGGCCGGCTGGTGATCGACGGAGACTTCACCAACGCGAACGGCGTCTACACGTCCGCCCGCGGCGGCAACCTCGCGGGCAACGGGCTCATCGGCGGCAACGTGGTGGTGGACGCCGGCGGAGTGCTCGCCCCCGGCTCGCCCACGATGACCGGCACGCTGTCGCTCAACAACACCTCGCTGACCATGGGGCCCGACTTGGTTGAGGGCGACAACACGATCCTCTCCGGGCTCAACATCAACCTCAACGGCGCGGACCAGACGATCGGAGCGAGCGTCAACGACCTGATCACCGGCGTCGGCAACCTTACGCTCGACGGCGCCCTGAACATCTACCAGGTGCTTGCCGCAGACTCCTCGAACGACTTCACCAACGTCCAGCTCGGCGACGCCTGGACCGTGCTCCAGTACTCGGGCACGCTCACGGACAACGGCGCCGTCATCGGCGCTGCGCCCGGGGCCCTCAGCCCGAGCCTGGCGTTGTCGATCGACACCTCGATCGCCGGGCAGGTGCGGATCGTCGCGGTCGCGGGCGCCGGACAAATCGGCGACTACAACTCCGACGGCTTCGTCGACGCCGCCGACTACACCGTGTGGCGGGACAACCTGGGGACCAACTTCGCGCTCCCCAACCGCGACCCCGCCAACATGGGCGTCATTAGCAACGCCGACTACACCACCTGGAAGAGCAACTTCGGCCTCCCGGCCGCCGGGGGCGCCCTCAGCGGCGGCGCCGTCCCAGAGCCGGGCGGCCTGGTGCTGCTGGCCTTCGCGGTCGCCGGCGGGCTGCTCGCCCGGCGTCGCCGGCGCCAAGCCTAAGCGGCTAGCAGGGCCGTAGGTGACGCCCAGCAAGGGCGCCACGCACGCCACAAAGAGCAAAGCGCGGGGGCAGGTCCAGTCTAACCAACTGGACCTGTTCTTTTTTTCCTCCCCTGCTTGCCCGGCAGTAAGCGACACGAGGACAGGTTCGAATCGCAAGGCGGAACCGGACCTGCCCCCCTTTTCGCTCGGTTGGTCCTCCAAGCCGCCGCTTTGGCCGCGGGGCTTCTTGATTGCGGGACAGGAAGGAGCCATCTTGTTCTTCTGCCGGTCGCCGCACCCCGCGCAGGCGTGGGCCTAGCGCCCGGCCCAGAAACCGAGGTGGACCATGTCCCGCCTTCACGCGCTCTACGGACTTCCGATCTCCCGCGACTACCAGTTCCGTCTGGGCGGCAAGAAGTATCGCCTCGGCGCCAGCGGCGTACGCGCCTTGACGCTGCTCGCCGGCCTGGTCGAGCAGACGCCCGATCGTGGCGACGTCGGCTGGCTGCTGCGGCGCCGCGGCGACGTACGCGAGATCGAACGGATCAACCCCAGCGCCGCCCTGATCCTGGTCGTCGATCGGGCCCAGGATGACCGCCTTCGATGCCTCGCGGTGTGGCTCCGCGGACGCTGCGGCGGGGTGCTGGGCGCCGCCACGGTCTCACGCCTTTCTACCTCCACCGATCGGACGCTGCGGAAAGAAGCCGCGCGTTGCCTCCGCCGGCTGAAGGCATGGGCGGCACTCCGCGCCATCGCAGAGGCCGACCCCGACCCTCAGATCCGGGCGCTGGCGACGCAGTCCCCCTCGGTCCCCTTCACGACCCGCCTCGCGGGCTTCTCTCGACGCCTCTCGCGTCGGCTCGCGTCTCCCGCGACGCCCGGCCTGTGGGTCTCTCCCGACGCAAGCTTCGAGCAGGGCCGACCGCCGAAGCCCCGGAGGCTCATACGCCTGATCCTGGAGCGCATCCACCGGCTGGCCGCGGGGACCGCTCGATGACCAAGACGCCGGGCGCCATGACCCTATACCGCAGGCAGTAGCAATGGAGTTTGATTTTTCGCCTCTCACGCGTCTGATGGAGTCGGATCAGTCTCTGGTTGATGCGAGGAATGTCCTTTTTGGCTTCGCCGGCGACTTGCCCCCTCAAGCCGCTGTCATTGCCTGCTACTTGTCTTTTGGCGACATCGGAGCAATCGTCGAAGCAGTACGGGAAGCCGACAGTGTGAGTGTGCACGACGTCGCGGACTTAGACAAATGGGTGAGAGCGAGGCGTGAGAGGTACGTGGCTGAAGGCCTCGCCCCAATCGAGTTCACCCTTTCTCAAGAGCCGAACAAACTGCTGCGGCGCCAAGCAGGGAAGAAGCTGTTGGACTACTGGGCGTGTGCTGACGAAACCGGGATCGTAGACGCGATTGATCTGGCGTTCGGCGACTTACTCGCTCCGACAGACAAGATTCTGTGCGTGGCGAGCAGTCTAGTATTCTTGGAAGTAATGCGCGGGGATGAACCCTTACCCAAAAAGGACAGGGGACGTGATTGAAATAGAGTAGAATGCCCCCCTCTGTTCCGCGAGCAAGGTTTCGCCATGACGGTACACCTACTACAGCACAGGAAGGCCGAGGATGACTACGAAAGCGTCAAAGCTCTCGGCATCTACGCAACACGCGAAGATGCCGAAGATGCCATTGGGCGATTTCTTAGGCTGCCTGGCTTCAGTGAGCATCCGGACGGATTCAGTATCGACGAGTACACGGTTGGCAAAGACTGCTGGCCTGAAGGCTTTGTTCCCTGGAGCGAGTCCGTTGGGAAGAAAGAAGGAGACATACCCGGGTGGCGTTAACCATTTTACCAACGCGTTACTCAAGCAGCATTTCCTCGAGTCGAGCGACAGGTGGCGCTGCCAGCCTGTCGAGCAGTGAGCCCCTGAGAAGAGCCCAGCAGGTCGCGCACGTTGTCTTTTGACAAGGTCTCGCAACCTGAGTTCGTGCTGGTGGATTTGTTCCCGCGTCCCACTGCTGGTCGGGCAAAACGGGGACATCGGCTGTCTTAATTGTTGTCAATAGCGAGTGACGGCTCGCTCCATGTTTCGTTGTTTCGGACCATCAGGTTCAACGTGACGACCAGCTTGCGCATGACTGCCACCAGGGCGGACTTCTTCGCTTTCCCCTTGGCCAGCAGCCGTTGGTAGAACGCCTGCATGCGGGCGTTGTAACGGGTGGCGACCAGGGCGGCCATGTACAGGACCTTGCGGACCATCGACCTCCCCGCGTAAGTCTTGCGTTGCCCCTGCTTCTGGCCGCTGTCCTTAGCGATCGGCGCCACCCCCACCAGCTTGGCGACCTGGCCCCGGTTGAGGCGGCCCAGCTCGGGGAGTTCGGCCAGGAGCGTCGCGGTGGTCGCCACGCCGACGCCTGGGCACGATTGCAGGACCCGCGACTTGGCCGCTAGCTGCGGGCACTGCTCCAGGACCCGCGCGATGCGCTTGTCGACCTCGCGGATCTGCGCCCGGTAAAACGCCACCCCTTGGCGGATCATCTCCGCCGTCTCGGGGTCACGCGTCTGCTGCAGGCGGTTGCGCTCGGCGCCCAGGTGCGCGAGGGCCTGGTCGCGGCGGTGGACGAGCGCCTTGAGCTTCGCCTCGCTCGCGGAGGGCGCCTCGCGCGGCTCGGGCCGCACCACCTCGCCGAAGCGGGCGATGATGCGTGCGTCGAGCTTGTCGTTCTTCTCCACCATCCCGCAGCCCCGTGCGAAGTGGCGGACGTGCAGCGGGTTGACGACCGCGCAGTCGACCCCCCGACGCTCGAGCGCCTCGACCAGCAGCCCCTCGTAGCCGCCGGTGGCTTCCAGCACCACCAGTGTCTTGGCCGGGGCGACGCCGCGGACCAGCGCGTCGACCCCTTCGGGGGTGTTGGCGACGACCGTGTGCCGGCCGGTCTTAGAGTCGAACACGTCCAGCTTCGCCTTGGCGACATCGATCCCGATCACGTTCTTGTCTTTCATCGTTATTCCCTGGATAGTAAGTACGAGCTCGCGGCACGCACGCCGCGGCTCCCCCGGCTGTTCGGGTTAACAACGAAAAAGGACCGGCGATCTTGATGTCCCACGACGTCTAGGCGTCTACCCAGCACGATCTGCCGAGTCCGTGCGCCCACCGGGGCAAGCCTCCGGTGGGCGGCTTTTTCAGTCTAATTGCCTCCGGCGTTCTCTCCTGAGCCGGCCGCCGATCGGGTCGCAGCAGCGACCTCCGCTCCGGCTCGACAGAGGGGGGCGCCCCTCCCCCTTCGCCCTCGCATCGGCCCCTCGATTGGGCGCAGGGCCGATGCGAGGGCGAAGGCGGAGGGGCTTAACCCACTCCCAAGAAAGAAATCAAGCAATCAAACGACAAGTGCAGTGCCTTAGGTAAGACACTACCCAGCCAGCGATCAGCCCCCTCGCTCTCCGTAAGTTGTCGCTGTTCAAGAAATTGCGACGGTCCCAGTCGAACAGTCTCCATAGTCTGCCTCTGCCCGTCTGCCCAAGTCTGTCATGCTCGGCAGTCCCTTCGCGCCGATCCGCCCAGCAATCGCCCCGCTTTCTCCTCGCAAATAGCCACCCCATCGCAGACAATCAGTAGACGGATAGTCGCGGCCAAGGCGCTGGCGGCCGGAGCGATCGGGGCACGCGCCCCGCTTCCGCGGCGCAAAGCCGCGCGGCTTTTGGTCCCGCATGTGTCCGGTTGTTGAGGAAGTTGTCCGTTCGAGGGGGATTTGGGGCGGCTACAACGGCCTGAAATGGTCGCTGGGCGTCCAAGCGGGCAGCGGGGCTGTCAGCCCTTGGCAAGCGTGCGACGCCCGCGCTGCTTGTTGTGCGGTCAGCGGCCCCGTCTGACGCAGCGGCACGCCCTTTGCATTTGCTGATTCGCGAGGCAGACGCGACCCCGGTGGTCGCCAGGCCCCGCGGGTTCTATCCATGCACTGCTACTCAAGGCCCCTGCCATGCTCGGCACCATCCTGTTGATCGTACTGATCCTGCTGCTCCTAGGCGCGGTCCCCTCGTGGCCGTACAGCCGGGGCTGGGGATACGGCCCTAGCGGCGGCCTGGGGCTGGTGCTGATTGTCGTGTTGATCTTGGTGCTGATGGGGCGGATCTGACGCGTGGGCGCAGCCGCCGCGGCGGACCCCGGTTTCTATCCAAACGAACTACGCAAGAAGGAAACGACGATGACGAACAAGACCAAGAGCGTGGCCGCGATCCCGTTGTTTGCCGGCGCCCTGCTGCTGGCGGGGGTGTGCGGCGTGAGCGGGTGCGAACAGAAAGAGAAGGTGTTTGAGCTCGACGCCCCGGGCGTTGAGGTGGACGTCGAGAAGTCGAAGAGGGACGGCGCGGTCGATGTGGACGTAGACGGCTAGCAGCGCCGACGCGTAGTTTAAACGCGGCTCGGCCCGCGGCTCCTTTGGTGGGCTGGGCCGGCCGCGGTTTTTTTGTCCCCCACCCTTGCTAGCCGGCGCTTGCGGGCGCTTGGATCCCATGATTGGCGACCTGATTACTTGGTGTGTGTTCGGCCTGCTCGCCGGGGCCCTGGCCCGTTTCTTGACCCCCGGTCGCGACCCGATGGGCTGCATCTGGACCATGGGCCTGGGGATCGCCGGCTCGTTGCTGATGGGGTTCCTGTTCTCCGTGCTGTTCGGCAGCGGGCTGGAGGATGAAGGGATTCAGCCCGCCGGGTTCCTGGGCGCGGTCATCGGCGGCATCTTGGTGCTGCTGATCCTGCGGTCGTTTAGCCGGAAGGTCTGACTGGGTAGTAGGCTATCGCAGGGAGGGGAAGCTAGAATTGGAGCCGGAAGCGTCATCTCCCGGAGGTCGTCGGTTGCGAACCTCCGGGCGCTGACGCTTTCGGATCGAGCCTCGCTTACTTGAGATCGAGCGGAATCGTCTGCGGAGTGTGTGTGGGCCCTGCGATCTTCATCGAGCCGTCTGGCTCGAACGAGATCGGATCGATCACCAACATCGGCGGCTTGCCCGGCAAGATGCCGTGACAGGAGAGCCACAGCCGGCCGTCGGGTCCGGTAAAGACTTCGTTATGTCCCACCGCGTTGAAGGGGCAATCCTCGTCGCCGGTATAGGTTGCGCCGTTCTTCTCTGCCACCGACCGGCTTTGAGCGCCGTAGATAGGGCTGCCAGGGTGCTTGGTCCAAGGCCCGTTGATGCTGCTGGCGGTGGCGTAACCGATCTCGTAGCCACGGGTCCACGAGGAGTACATCAGGTAATACGTGCCGCGGTGTTTGACGATGTAGGCCCCCTCAATGCCGATCGAGTCCCACTCGCCCGGCTCGCCCTGGCGGATGCAGGTGGTGGGCTCGGTGAGCAGTTTGGGGGTTTCCAAATCGACCTCCGCCGAGAGGATGCCGTGCTGCTTGCCGCGGTTCCAAAATGCGTACACGCGGCCATCGGGTTCTTGGTGCAGCGTGAGGTCGTTCCCCTGCACTAAGGGTTTGTCAGGGGTAAGCACGGTGTAGGGGCCTTCTACGCGGTCCGCCACCGCGAGCCCACCCGCTTGGCCTTGCTGCACGGGTGGGTTGGTGCAGT from Pirellulimonas nuda includes:
- a CDS encoding DUF3309 family protein; the encoded protein is MLGTILLIVLILLLLGAVPSWPYSRGWGYGPSGGLGLVLIVVLILVLMGRI
- a CDS encoding glycoside hydrolase family 43 protein, which encodes MLRFTLVLLCLTSAAHAEEFRYQNPITSGIDPQGLRDCQVFRDGDHWYLTGTSSPHWEREPGMNPGVRLYRSDDLLNWAEVGIIVPKPEDTQSWYEERFWAPEVQKINGRYYCTFNCTNPPVQQGQAGGLAVADRVEGPYTVLTPDKPLVQGNDLTLHQEPDGRVYAFWNRGKQHGILSAEVDLETPKLLTEPTTCIRQGEPGEWDSIGIEGAYIVKHRGTYYLMYSSWTRGYEIGYATASSINGPWTKHPGSPIYGAQSRSVAEKNGATYTGDEDCPFNAVGHNEVFTGPDGRLWLSCHGILPGKPPMLVIDPISFEPDGSMKIAGPTHTPQTIPLDLK
- a CDS encoding GlsB/YeaQ/YmgE family stress response membrane protein, with amino-acid sequence MIGDLITWCVFGLLAGALARFLTPGRDPMGCIWTMGLGIAGSLLMGFLFSVLFGSGLEDEGIQPAGFLGAVIGGILVLLILRSFSRKV
- a CDS encoding DUF7336 domain-containing protein, with the translated sequence MTVHLLQHRKAEDDYESVKALGIYATREDAEDAIGRFLRLPGFSEHPDGFSIDEYTVGKDCWPEGFVPWSESVGKKEGDIPGWR
- a CDS encoding HEAT repeat domain-containing protein, which encodes MSRLHALYGLPISRDYQFRLGGKKYRLGASGVRALTLLAGLVEQTPDRGDVGWLLRRRGDVREIERINPSAALILVVDRAQDDRLRCLAVWLRGRCGGVLGAATVSRLSTSTDRTLRKEAARCLRRLKAWAALRAIAEADPDPQIRALATQSPSVPFTTRLAGFSRRLSRRLASPATPGLWVSPDASFEQGRPPKPRRLIRLILERIHRLAAGTAR
- a CDS encoding IS110 family RNA-guided transposase; translated protein: MKDKNVIGIDVAKAKLDVFDSKTGRHTVVANTPEGVDALVRGVAPAKTLVVLEATGGYEGLLVEALERRGVDCAVVNPLHVRHFARGCGMVEKNDKLDARIIARFGEVVRPEPREAPSASEAKLKALVHRRDQALAHLGAERNRLQQTRDPETAEMIRQGVAFYRAQIREVDKRIARVLEQCPQLAAKSRVLQSCPGVGVATTATLLAELPELGRLNRGQVAKLVGVAPIAKDSGQKQGQRKTYAGRSMVRKVLYMAALVATRYNARMQAFYQRLLAKGKAKKSALVAVMRKLVVTLNLMVRNNETWSEPSLAIDNN
- a CDS encoding beta strand repeat-containing protein; translated protein: MGWSNGANAVFPGIGADYTVTLQSGVTVKNITLAGGAGMGQVTLDAAVQNDVLSVADGAVWDVGGRTLRVFNDFPPATNLQLAVNAGQTLTVTDTVGGGALNLDTVGIFWTGVSGAALNVLPATDGITLRGGMNNVGAFSSVKIAGGSTYFHQRNNGGIETYSNPWELGAGDVTFDRAVNNNNGAYRFSGAISGAGRLIAAAGGGNGDQFVLNGVNTYGGGTIVRSGRLVLENPDALPNSATTSIEDGAALVINTDGGNFSDAQIAAISAGVSGATDTSYLGLRTPNFVTVAANLSGNHGLMSGGGDVILTGANTYTGETLVDQGVLFLGADNTLPATTLLNVRVDSTGGQFDTNGFSQTIGGLISTDGGGDSGTKQIRNSAAGVSVLTINTPAGLTAVYDRNINDNQGGAGGRIDIVKNGAGIQIIDRAAVSSWTGSVAINQGGFGFNSVSTIPTGGVSVAAGATLYADVGGAAEFLEADINSTLGATIAQPVSIASNSYIGFRTNADADEFTYTSDLGVQSAAGTTLGVKKIGNGTVILSGANTYDGSTSVSGGRLVIDGDFTNANGVYTSARGGNLAGNGLIGGNVVVDAGGVLAPGSPTMTGTLSLNNTSLTMGPDLVEGDNTILSGLNINLNGADQTIGASVNDLITGVGNLTLDGALNIYQVLAADSSNDFTNVQLGDAWTVLQYSGTLTDNGAVIGAAPGALSPSLALSIDTSIAGQVRIVAVAGAGQIGDYNSDGFVDAADYTVWRDNLGTNFALPNRDPANMGVISNADYTTWKSNFGLPAAGGALSGGAVPEPGGLVLLAFAVAGGLLARRRRRQA